Part of the Anopheles gambiae chromosome 3, idAnoGambNW_F1_1, whole genome shotgun sequence genome is shown below.
TGGATCTACATACAATGGTCGAAAGAAAGAcgaatttcgaaggtaatCCAGAGTAAAATCACGATTAAAATGCGTTCAACTCTGCTCGTCTCGGCGTCCCTTATTCGGCTGTGGATTGTGTTTGCTTCGTTCTAAAATTCACAACAAACAGACGTCATTTCGTTGCATTTCGCATGACAGCATCGTACCCCACCTgcgtgtgaaatatttcatgtgACTTTTGACGCTGTTTTCAAAACCCCAACAGTATTTTAAACagaatgtttaattttatattgtatGAGTCTTTAGATTACTGCAgtttttattcaataaaattgaTATCCATAGTTTTTGCATATATGCTTAGCAGCTAAACCAATCTCACGCTTACCTTGCCCTCGTGTGCTAAGCACTCAGCCCTACGACACGTGGTCCAAAACTTCAGTAAAGAAGTTAGATACGCATCCCTGATCTTGTACATAagtcctttttcctttttccctaACATAATGAAACAGTCCAACAAAGTGTTTATACTCCTCCAGCGAACGTTTTCCGCCGCCAGTGTCCTTGATCCAGCAAAAGTTAAGCAACACATTTTTATCCACCAACCGCTCCAACAAAGTTTTCATGTAATCTTCAACATTCTTCGTGTCATAGTGCAAATGATGGTCAATCCACAGCTGCGTATGCTTTAGTTCACGCTCGTCGCACAGCCTAACTTCAAATGCATTCATGTCGTCAAGCGTTTTGAGAGGGAAAACATGATTGCTATCTGGCGGATTTTCTTCCCCTACAGTCGGTAGACTACCTTCCTTGGAGCTACTTTCCCGCTGCTGTTCAATGCTATCGAGCCGCATTCTCTTTCCATTCTGCTCTTTCATCATTTCAATCTGTTCCATACTTTCATCCAGTTGCATCATCGTTTCATCTTCGCACACCTCCTCCACGCTCAGACGCAAGCTCGGTGCAATCGTACGTAATTtagcatttttcttcttcgacggtgcgtgtgtgtgcctatAGGTTTCCATGTCCTTTACGTACTTTATACGTTTTATAAAGAAATCTCGCACCTCACCATCGTTCACCTGATGCCTGCTGGTGGTACCGATGTACTTGAACAAATTCAGTATTTGTAAGCAGTTGAGTATAGAGTATCTCAGTCCCCCCGAACCGGTAATGCTGAGATCGAGCACACACTTTTGACTAAATATCACGCTCATCATTTTTTGCATACGATTCCACGAACTCTCTACATCGCTAACGAAACGGTTGATCCATTTGTGAACACCTTGCCTAAACTTTGCATCCTTCAATCGCTCGTCAAAGCCCTTCACCTCCTCTATGCTCGCCAGCCCGTACACTTGATAATCAGCGGGATCGTACGAGGTTGGCTGGCCCTGTTGCTTGTGTACACTTTGCTCCGTCCAGGTCTTGAAGGCTGTTTGCAGTTGGCTGAAGCCTTCAGCTAGCTTTTGTCTAATCTCTTCCTGGTTCGCCTTCATCATGCTTTTTAGTTCAAGGATCATGTCGTATAGCTGGGGAAATAGTTTAACATCTTGGGCAggatcattttcaacattCTTGTTGGTGTGCATCATCTCAACATAACCCGGTTCGTTCGTGTCGACGACAGTAGGCAAACAATCTTTCTCCACGGAACTAACATTCTGTGGGATTAGATCCTCAAATTTGCCGATATCTTCAAATGGGTCATTTTCCTGGTACTGTCGGCTTGCCGAATGGCTCGGTTGCTGTTGCAACAGCGGCGGGGCGCAATCTACATCGTGAAAGGGATCTCGCTCTTGTACTCGGTCACCACTCATTCCTTGCCCATTTCCGCTCGATTGAATCGTTCCACCATGAGTGACTGCCGGATTCATCGCAACAATTGGTGTACTGCTGTTCGCGATGCCAGCGGTGTCTTCTGTTTTGCGATGCTGCTGTATTATTTTCAGCGTTTGCTGCGCTACCAACATTGACGCGATATCCCTATAGATTACTGTGCATTTATGCTTTTCCCATGAAGCCTCCGGGCGGCTTAGATCGTCGGCCAGCAGTGATTTAATGTGTCTAACGCTTTTCGCATCCGGCCAACGCAGATACTCGACGCCTTCTGCTTCGCAGACAACAAGCCACTGCTCCGGCACAGTCAGCAATTTCGTATCTCCCGCAGCATCCACCGTTTCCACCACTGCGTACGGCATCCTGCAATTGCTGAGAAATTGTATTACTACCGCCATCAGTTCAACCTTTTTCTGGCGCGCTTACCTTCtttatttgctttgcttcAATGCGATCAGCTTTCCCACTCAATGGACGAtacacaatcaaacaactgGTCACTGTGTAATGTATATCACCTAGCACGAAAGATACACCATCAATGGACACAATCTTTAAACAATAATCCGCATTTTTGTGCGTTCAATATGTGTGCTTTCTGTTCGCGCTAGCGTCTAGGATTATcggcaaatcaaaacaaacgaaattaCAATTCGTAGACCTTAGTTTGACAGATCCATACACAATGAGAGTGAAATGTTTCAATCTATTCGGCAGCAAAGGAAGTCAGTtgctgaaatatttcaaattattCCAATTTCCTGTTATTGAAATGGCGCGTAGAGTTTTTGGGGACACCTGTGGAGCCCTCAGGCAATGGGACAAGGATGccgcagcagctacagcagcttCCACATACGACATTCAAATCAGCGATGGGGAAAATTAAGTATTCTTATAGGCATCTTCATAATAACTGATtatcattccggagctaatttcttttttggagtcaatcctgattccgttaccCGTTCAAATTGCAGGTTGATTCGGATTCcggtatcgattccggagtcaattTTGGATTTAGCCCCGGAGTCAATTTcgaaattggctccggaatcggaatcgattccagcatcgggtaggtccgataaCAAGCTTCCACCACTAATTCATATACTGTATACTACTCAAGGTTATATTGGAATGATTATCCTTTgtattctttattttttaatatatacAGTGCAATTCATAAAACACGCTAAAACATTGCAAATGTCCCAGTAGCATCACACACTTCGGTACCGTTCCAATATCACTAGCCAATCGATTGTTGTGTCAATTATACAAGGCGCCGCTTCCTCGGCACCGACTTTCGCAACCCTTGGTACAGCTCCGCCCGTACGCTAGCATGTCTCAGCTTGTTGGATAAAAATTTCTCCACATAAAGCGGGTCGGCAAGGTGCGTCGCGCTAGTGGCAATGTATTGGAACAGCCGCAGGATGTTGCTGTACCTGAACAGGGCGTAgcttccttccctccttcctcGCCACGTAAACTTGGGTAGAAAGTGACGATCAAACAAGAGGTCCAACATTTCCATCATGCGACGATCTGGATCAGATTCGTAGCCAACCGTTTCGCTAGCCCAGCGATGCACGCGCACACGAATCTCCGGATCGTTCAGCTGCTCTTCGAACGCATCCAACTCTTCGATGGTGTTAAAGCGATCGATAATAATCTCCGAGCTTGTGGTGAGCTTTTTGGGCTGCATCTTTTGTGCGGTTTGAAGAACGGGGTGCGGTGtagaaggaggagaagaaggagcGCTGGATGCCGCGTTGACGTCTTTTGTCGCAATCGTCTCCGGTGCCGAGGTTTCTGCGATGCTGCTATCTTCGTCCTCTAACGTACACGATGGTGTCGCGGATGTCTGGGTGCTCTCATCGTCGTCTTCTTCCGTGTAGGTTGGATGTTTGTCCCCCGTCGGAAGGTTGCGCAATTGCTGCGCTTGTCTCAGCTTTGCCGCGGAAAGGTGGTTTAGCTTTCTGGAAAAGAATTCTGCCACAAACCGTGGCGTGGCTAGGTGCGTCTGTGTCGTACCGGCGTACTGGAAAAGGTCAACAATGTTGGCGTAGTCCACCAGGGCAAGTTTGCCCGTTCTGCTTCGGCCGGTCCAGGTAAATTTCGCCAAAAAAGCGATATCTATTAGCGCGTCCAGTATTTCCACCATGCGCTTGACCGGCTTGCGCTCGTGGCCGATGGTGTAGTCGATCCAACGGTGAACCTGCGTTCGATATTCGTCGTCGTACAAACGCTCCTCGAAATCGTTCATCTCTTCAATGCAGGTAAGCGGGTTGACGTAAAACTCGAACGCGCTGTGCGGCGGTGACCATGCCTGGGCGGATGGCTTGCGCAGGTTGGTTGTATTGCTACTCGGTATGGGAAGCGATTCTTCTGCCAACTCGTCCAAACATTTCTCCACCCGACGGAAACCATCGTACAGTCTTTTTCTGACCGCATCGTTGCTGCTTTCGATCTTACGCGTCAGCTCGACGAGCATGCCGGTCAGCTCCTCTTCGTCCGATTCGTCCTCGAACCGCGCAGCCGTCCGGTTCCCATCCCGGAAACCATTTTCTTGCTTCACTTTCAAACTCGACCCATTGCTGGCATCACCCGGTCGGTTGCTCCTTTTCGACGCACCACCGCCATAGTCCTTCCAGTGTTTTTGTAAGGTGTCAATCATTTTGCCAGCTATCGCAAGCGACTGTATGTTTGAGCACTTGATCACGCACGGGTGTTTTTCCCACCCGGGCAACGGAGTGCTGCTGGCGTCGGCCAGCAGCGCATTGAGCGTGGTAATGTTCCGCACACTCGGCCAGCAGAGGAACGCTTGCGAGTCTCTTTCGTCCCGCTCGAGCCATGTTTCGGGCGCCGCAATCAGCTCCTTGTTGCCACCCTCGTCCACTATTTCCACTAAGATGTAGGGCATCCTACAAATTAAAACGCGAGCTTTAGAACTCAGCTATGTTTGCCTAATGTTACCTGCCGCTGCGACAAGATGGTTACGTGTTGCACTACGTCTTGGTGTACCTTGGCTTGCAACAAATGGTTTTCCCTTATAATTTCCACCGTACGCCACAGAAAACGCAAAATTCCTGCACGGAATCGGCGTCGTCCGCTGTCcttgtgcttttgtttgttgttattcgGGCTATTGAAACAAACAGCTGTCATTTCTCGTATGTCAAATAGAGCGCAAGGAATAACGCCGGATGCAATATTTCAATGCAATATTTACAGCGCTTGAAATATGTCACCAGATTCAAACACTTCGCCCGTTACTGACTATTCCCCCTTTTCCATTCATGTGATAAAATACTTTGATAAAGAGATTTATCgaattgttgttatttttatgataaaaccaaataaaacgctatggcaaaaaa
Proteins encoded:
- the LOC133393169 gene encoding uncharacterized protein LOC133393169 — its product is MAYAVLETTDVLGNKEILAAPEGWVRCTNGKQYLCWPNVRNINSLNALLQDAHSVPSLMWEKHECVIKRSNLATLALATKAIDDMQNPSPEKGASAKATSNSPAANTRKNAQKRLLDESTLDDAACSDADLLQEGAAPRTSQAMEMFIALQRLIEKNQEEMTKKMNEGFYRIQKTMVSLMHKRGDVEDLTDASDTSNTVPAAAAAAAASPAPAAVSTKNYFGFNMKPLKTVEEMYKFEERLNAENYRKQVHAWIDSIVSYERNPEARMMEILDLMFDRHLLPLFSWTGTSTRGIKKRSFAKYRNIISLYAYTGTTSTHQADKLFVSQFFMKKLRHATTRAATLKGLRRCVPHSPGPRKIRTSKPDNSEVREVDGITKYVKISRVDYSTISEKVPSDSGKDCKDSIGNSSSNNLQTQFKQDSNDTQDFMEDDDEYIDFSNIELKPEEDMQPTLFMSADEESELSSKARVLICRMPYILVEIVDEGGNKELIAAPETWLERDERDSQAFLCWPSVRNITTLNALLADASSTPLPGWEKHPCVIKCSNIQSLAIAGKMIDTLQKHWKDYGGGASKRSNRPGDASNGSSLKVKQENGFRDGNRTAARFEDESDEEELTGMLVELTRKIESSNDAVRKRLYDGFRRVEKCLDELAEESLPIPSSNTTNLRKPSAQAWSPPHSAFEFYVNPLTCIEEMNDFEERLYDDEYRTQVHRWIDYTIGHERKPVKRMVEILDALIDIAFLAKFTWTGRSRTGKLALVDYANIVDLFQYAGTTQTHLATPRFVAEFFSRKLNHLSAAKLRQAQQLRNLPTGDKHPTYTEEDDDESTQTSATPSCTLEDEDSSIAETSAPETIATKDVNAASSAPSSPPSTPHPVLQTAQKMQPKKLTTSSEIIIDRFNTIEELDAFEEQLNDPEIRVRVHRWASETVGYESDPDRRMMEMLDLLFDRHFLPKFTWRGRREGSYALFRYSNILRLFQYIATSATHLADPLYVEKFLSNKLRHASVRAELYQGLRKSVPRKRRLV
- the LOC133392838 gene encoding uncharacterized protein LOC133392838 isoform X4, translating into MPYAVVETVDAAGDTKLLTVPEQWLVVCEAEGVEYLRWPDAKSVRHIKSLLADDLSRPEASWEKHKCTVIYRDIASMLVAQQTLKIIQQHRKTEDTAGIANSSTPIVAMNPAVTHGGTIQSSGNGQGMSGDRVQERDPFHDVDCAPPLLQQQPSHSASRQYQENDPFEDIGKFEDLIPQNVSSVEKDCLPTVVDTNEPGYVEMMHTNKNVENDPAQDVKLFPQLYDMILELKSMMKANQEEIRQKLAEGFSQLQTAFKTWTEQSVHKQQGQPTSYDPADYQVYGLASIEEVKGFDERLKDAKFRQGVHKWINRFVSDVESSWNRMQKMMSVIFSQKCVLDLSITGSGGLRYSILNCLQILNLFKYIGTTSRHQVNDGEVRDFFIKRIKYVKDMETYRHTHAPSKKKNAKLRTIAPSLRLSVEEVCEDETMMQLDESMEQIEMMKEQNGKRMRLDSIEQQRESSSKEGSLPTVGEENPPDSNHVFPLKTLDDMNAFEVRLCDERELKHTQLWIDHHLHYDTKNVEDYMKTLLERLVDKNVLLNFCWIKDTGGGKRSLEEYKHFVGLFHYVREKGKRTYVQDQGCVSNFFTEVLDHVS